Proteins from one Anopheles nili chromosome 2, idAnoNiliSN_F5_01, whole genome shotgun sequence genomic window:
- the LOC128731703 gene encoding uncharacterized protein LOC128731703, giving the protein MLLVMLLGDSPIMLTGASAEHRNMSHTKDCARFHEQCVRCTETGCIKCTEVLRIDTGECLSECPSGYGAQWSTNNEIMGRVCHPVGMSGSFLAAIVGIVAGAILCVLLIVGALAVLRRRQKRKKYRESFIDENIDRLEFLRQLDELRPQAEYFLQMLNDTRRQIRKLHLAGDSAGAATYHPVVRDLAKILILLNKPIELINAPPHDWQRLYVWAERVLDRYKPELAQLIEFLQQPSASDPRLGSSDHSTFKASFQQQDHALGSDLSPSLSQKNERNLLQPELIQLQKHRTLPTMQTTHHFLGSLISLHEFDERSSHTTDTSSNHHSTGGGIGGGGNNPFDDTFDHVRTYLSTSGMNDSSLWLQDEFFKLGFRPQDEITTEL; this is encoded by the coding sequence ACTGTGCTCGATTTCACGAGCAGTGCGTCCGCTGCACGGAAACCGGCTGCATCAAGTGCACGGAAGTGTTGCGCATCGACACCGGCGAATGTCTGTCCGAGTGTCCTTCCGGATACGGTGCCCAATGGTCGACGAACAACGAGATCATGGGCCGCGTTTGTCACCCGGTGGGAATGTCCGGATCGTTCCTGGCCGCCATCGTCGGCATTGTGGCCGGTGCGATCCTCTGTGTGTTGCTTATCGTCGGTGCCCTGGCCGTGTTGCGAAGGCGTCAAAAGCGCAAGAAGTACCGGGAATCGTTTATCGACGAAAACATCGATCGGCTCGAGTTCCTGCGGCAGCTGGATGAGCTGCGACCACAGGCCGAGTACTTCCTGCAGATGCTGAATGACACCCGGCGCCAGATCCGGAAGCTTCACCTGGCGGGTGATAGTGCCGGAGCGGCCACGTACCATCCGGTGGTGCGTGATCTTGCCAAGATACTGATTCTACTGAACAAGCCGATCGAACTGATCAACGCTCCACCGCACGACTGGCAACGGTTGTACGTTTGGGCCGAACGTGTGCTCGATCGGTACAAGCCGGAACTGGCTCAATTGATCGAGTTCCTGCAGCAACCGTCGGCGTCGGATCCGCGGCTTGGTTCGTCCGACCATTCTACGTTCAAGGCGTCTTTCCAGCAGCAGGACCATGCGCTCGGGTCGGACCTTTCGCCGAGCTTGAGCCAAAAGAACGAGCGCAATCTGTTGCAGCCAGAGCTGATTCAGTTGCAGAAACACCGGACGCTGCCGACGATGCAGACAACGCATCACTTCCTTGGGTCGCTGATTAGCCTGCATGAGTTTGATGAGCGGTCATCGCACACGACCGATACGAGCTCAAACCACCACTCGACGGGCGGTGGGATTGGGGGTGGTGGCAACAACCCATTCGACGATACGTTCGATCACGTCCGCACGTACCTGTCCACATCCGGCATGAATGACAGCTCGCTCTGGTTGCAGGACGAGTTCTTCAAGCTGGGCTTTCGGCCGCAGGACGAAATCACGACCGAACTGTGA